Proteins encoded together in one Eublepharis macularius isolate TG4126 chromosome 2, MPM_Emac_v1.0, whole genome shotgun sequence window:
- the GPX2 gene encoding glutathione peroxidase 2: MTPIAKSFYDLSATDLHGEKVDFNNFRGRVVLIENVASLUGTTVRDYTHMNQLQSKYPRRLVVLGFPCNQFGYQENCTNEEILNSLKYVRPGSAFEPNFILCQKCEVNGKNTHSVFAYLKDKLPYPDDNPSCLMMEPKFIIWSPVYRNDISWNFEKFLVGPEGEPFKRYSPRFLATNIEPDIQRLLKLAK, encoded by the exons ATGACTCCCATAGCCAAATCCTTTTATGACCTTAGTGCCACTGACCTCCATGGAGAAAAAGTGGACTTCAACAATTTCAGGGGGAGAGTGGTCTTGATAGAAAATGTGGCTTCCCTCTGAGGCACAACAGTGAGGGACTACACCCACATGAACCAGCTGCAGAGCAAATATCCTCGGCGGCTGGTTGTGCTGGGCTTTCCTTGCAACCAGTTTGGCTACCAG GAGAACTGCACTAATGAAGAGATCCTCAACAGCTTGAAATATGTGCGACCTGGGTCTGCATTTGAACCTAATTTCATACTTTGCCAGAAATGTGAGGTGAATGGCAAGAACACCCACTCAGTCTTTGCATACCTGAAGGACAAACTTCCTTACCCAGATGATAACCCCTCCTGCTTGATGATGGAACCCAAGTTTATCATATGGAGCCCAGTATATCGCAATGACATCTCCTGGAACTTTGAGAAGTTCCTTGTGGGACCTGAAGGAGAGCCTTTCAAGCGCTACAGCCCCAGATTCCTCGCCACCAACATAGAGCCTGACATTCAACGACTCCTGAAGCTTGCCAAATAA